A single Desulfovibrio piger DNA region contains:
- a CDS encoding ABC transporter ATP-binding protein: MNAWDISFSSLSVGYGDHAVLHDINATLPGGKVSVILGGSGCGKSTLLRHIIGLSRPIGGSLRIGGQDLFSLPHAEARRIRRRMGVLFQDGALLGALTLVQNVCLPLSEHLRLPRSVLREAGLRVLRMVGLEDFADYFPNQLSGGMRKRAGLARALIAEPRILLCDEPTSGLDPITAARMDALLQAMHRQYPEMTLVVVSHDLASLRCIADHVLVLREGRAIFSGTLPELEASRDPYLRQFLRREGGDEESLADAPADPRVSAALDRWFRT, encoded by the coding sequence ATGAACGCCTGGGACATCTCCTTTTCTTCCCTTTCCGTAGGCTACGGCGACCACGCCGTGCTGCACGACATCAACGCCACCCTGCCCGGCGGCAAGGTCTCCGTCATCCTGGGCGGCTCCGGCTGCGGCAAGTCCACCCTGCTGCGCCACATCATCGGCCTTTCCCGCCCCATCGGCGGCAGCCTGCGCATCGGCGGCCAGGACCTGTTCAGCCTGCCCCATGCCGAGGCCCGGCGCATCCGCCGCCGCATGGGCGTGCTTTTCCAGGACGGTGCCCTGCTGGGCGCCCTGACCCTGGTGCAGAACGTCTGCCTGCCCCTCAGCGAGCATCTGCGCCTGCCCAGGAGCGTCCTGCGCGAAGCCGGGCTGCGCGTCCTGCGCATGGTGGGCCTGGAAGATTTTGCCGACTATTTCCCCAACCAGCTTTCGGGCGGCATGCGCAAGCGGGCGGGCCTTGCCCGGGCCCTCATCGCCGAACCGCGCATCCTGCTGTGTGACGAGCCCACGTCCGGCCTGGACCCCATCACGGCCGCGCGCATGGATGCCCTGCTGCAGGCCATGCACCGCCAGTACCCGGAAATGACCCTGGTGGTGGTCAGCCACGACCTGGCCAGCCTGCGCTGCATCGCCGACCATGTGCTGGTGCTGCGCGAGGGCAGGGCCATTTTTTCCGGCACCCTGCCGGAACTGGAGGCCAGCCGGGATCCGTACCTGCGCCAGTTCCTGCGCCGCGAGGGCGGCGACGAGGAGAGCCTGGCCGACGCTCCCGCCGACCCGCGCGTGAGCGCCGCCCTGGACAGATGGTTCAGGACCTAG
- a CDS encoding acyltransferase domain-containing protein, translating into MRMTSCALLFPGQGSQEAGMGRELAEARPEAMTLWKRAEAVSGLPLREIYWEGDDAAMSDTRALQPALTVVNINLWRELAGKVRPCAAAGHSLGEFSALAAAEVLDPETVLQIVSLRGRLMAEADPDGTGSMAAILKMKQEDVEALVREAAAEADALLIVANYNTPAQFVVSGHRDAVALACRKAKEHRGRAIELKVSGAFHSPMMEKASRELEPLLRKAVWRKPRFPVYCNLHGRAVTDGESARESLLRQMTSSVLWIETVRNQYADGVRRWVEVGPKAVLGKMVPACLNHLDEAARQELRVELVNSLESVENFSA; encoded by the coding sequence ATGAGAATGACATCGTGTGCATTGCTTTTTCCCGGCCAGGGCTCGCAGGAAGCGGGCATGGGCCGGGAGCTGGCCGAAGCCCGTCCTGAAGCCATGACGCTCTGGAAGCGCGCCGAAGCCGTCAGCGGCCTGCCGCTGCGCGAGATCTACTGGGAAGGCGATGACGCCGCCATGAGCGACACCCGCGCCCTGCAGCCCGCGCTGACCGTGGTCAACATCAACCTCTGGCGCGAGCTGGCGGGCAAGGTGCGCCCCTGTGCGGCCGCCGGCCACAGCCTGGGCGAATTCAGCGCCCTGGCCGCCGCCGAAGTGCTCGATCCCGAGACCGTGCTGCAGATCGTGTCCCTGCGCGGCCGCCTCATGGCCGAGGCCGATCCCGACGGCACGGGCAGCATGGCCGCCATCCTCAAGATGAAGCAGGAAGATGTGGAGGCCCTGGTCCGCGAGGCCGCCGCCGAAGCCGACGCCCTGCTCATCGTGGCCAATTACAACACCCCGGCCCAGTTCGTGGTCAGCGGCCACCGCGACGCCGTGGCCCTGGCCTGCCGCAAGGCCAAGGAACACCGCGGACGCGCCATCGAACTCAAGGTGAGCGGCGCTTTCCACAGCCCCATGATGGAAAAGGCCTCCCGCGAGCTGGAGCCCCTGCTGCGCAAGGCCGTATGGCGCAAGCCGCGGTTCCCGGTCTACTGCAACCTGCACGGCCGCGCCGTCACCGACGGCGAAAGCGCCAGGGAGAGCCTGCTCAGGCAGATGACCTCGTCCGTGCTCTGGATCGAGACCGTGCGCAACCAGTACGCCGACGGCGTGCGCCGCTGGGTCGAAGTGGGGCCCAAGGCCGTGCTGGGCAAGATGGTGCCCGCCTGCCTCAATCATCTGGACGAGGCCGCCCGCCAGGAACTGCGGGTGGAACTGGTCAACAGCCTCGAAAGCGTGGAAAATTTTTCGGCGTAG
- the argS gene encoding arginine--tRNA ligase: MRATDVLRSALMGIVEEMGLAWPAKAVIEPPRDPKHGDLAANIAMLLAREARKNPRELAQVFVEKLPQRCADIEKVEVAGPGFCNVTFSQHFWRKTVCEVEAAGADYGRSSVGQGRRTLVEYVSANPTGPLHVGHGRGAAVGDSLARLLRKAGFDVETEYYINDAGRQMRILGLSVWLRVKELAGRPVEWPEDYYRGSYIIDIAREMLAEDPGLPDMEDQAGQDRCYERAMNEILDGIKADLADFRVEHQHWFSEKTLVESGAVKAAFDALTAAGHTYSKDGAFWFATQALGDDKDRVLRKSDGSLTYFASDIAYHHNKFRRGYDWLIDIWGADHHGYVPRMRAAITAMGKPRESFDVVLIQLVNLLQGGKPVSMSTRAGTFETLADVVKEVGADAARFMFLSRKSDTSLDFDLELAKQRSLDNPVYYVQYAHARICAVLRRAGERGITLPAAATDELLAALDTPEDMALLRKMAGFEDMVATAAQALAVHHVSHYLMDLAGMLHSYYARHQVLLADDTARTLSRLALLRAVSQVLRNGLDLLGVSAPEAM, from the coding sequence ATGCGCGCTACTGACGTTTTGCGCTCCGCCCTCATGGGCATTGTGGAAGAGATGGGCCTTGCCTGGCCCGCCAAGGCGGTCATCGAACCGCCCCGCGACCCCAAACACGGCGACCTGGCCGCCAACATCGCCATGCTGCTGGCCCGCGAGGCCCGCAAGAACCCTCGCGAACTGGCCCAGGTCTTCGTGGAAAAGCTGCCCCAGCGCTGCGCCGACATCGAAAAGGTGGAAGTGGCCGGCCCCGGTTTCTGCAACGTGACCTTCAGCCAGCACTTCTGGCGCAAGACCGTGTGTGAAGTGGAAGCCGCCGGCGCCGACTATGGCCGGAGCAGCGTGGGCCAGGGCCGCAGGACCCTGGTGGAATACGTTTCCGCCAACCCCACCGGCCCCCTGCATGTGGGCCACGGCCGCGGCGCCGCCGTGGGCGACAGCCTGGCCCGCCTGCTGCGCAAGGCCGGTTTCGACGTGGAGACCGAATACTACATCAACGACGCCGGCCGCCAGATGCGCATCCTGGGCCTTTCCGTGTGGCTGCGCGTGAAGGAACTGGCCGGTCGTCCCGTGGAATGGCCTGAAGACTACTACCGCGGCAGCTACATCATCGACATCGCCCGCGAGATGCTGGCCGAAGACCCCGGTCTGCCCGACATGGAAGACCAGGCCGGGCAGGACCGCTGCTACGAGCGCGCCATGAACGAGATCCTGGACGGCATCAAGGCCGACCTGGCCGACTTCCGCGTGGAGCACCAGCACTGGTTCTCGGAAAAGACCCTGGTGGAGAGCGGCGCCGTCAAGGCCGCCTTCGACGCCCTGACCGCAGCCGGGCACACCTACAGCAAGGACGGCGCCTTCTGGTTCGCCACCCAGGCCCTGGGCGACGACAAGGACCGCGTGCTGCGCAAGTCCGACGGCAGCCTGACCTATTTCGCCTCGGACATCGCCTACCACCACAACAAGTTCCGGCGCGGCTATGACTGGCTCATCGACATCTGGGGCGCCGACCATCACGGCTACGTGCCGCGCATGCGCGCCGCCATCACCGCCATGGGCAAGCCCCGGGAAAGCTTCGACGTGGTGCTCATCCAGCTGGTGAACCTGCTCCAGGGCGGCAAGCCCGTGAGCATGTCCACCCGCGCCGGCACCTTCGAGACCCTGGCCGACGTGGTCAAGGAAGTGGGCGCCGACGCGGCCCGCTTCATGTTCCTTTCGCGCAAGAGCGACACCAGCCTGGACTTCGACCTGGAGCTGGCCAAGCAGCGCAGCCTGGACAACCCGGTGTATTATGTGCAGTACGCCCACGCCCGCATCTGCGCCGTGCTGCGCCGTGCCGGGGAACGCGGCATCACCCTGCCCGCCGCCGCCACGGACGAGCTGCTGGCGGCCCTGGACACCCCCGAAGACATGGCCCTGCTGCGCAAGATGGCCGGTTTCGAGGACATGGTGGCCACCGCTGCCCAGGCCCTGGCCGTGCATCACGTCAGCCATTACCTGATGGACCTGGCCGGCATGCTGCACAGCTACTACGCCAGGCATCAGGTGCTGCTGGCCGACGACACGGCCCGCACCCTCTCGCGTCTGGCCCTGCTGCGCGCCGTGAGCCAGGTGCTGCGCAACGGCCTTGACCTGCTGGGCGTCAGCGCTCCCGAGGCCATGTAG
- a CDS encoding SPOR domain-containing protein yields MAQPLRKIRQRIAPAVPRGGFSFTLPPLAAAAVCVVMLACTGWAFFMGYMVGHGQNPGEEMRELTGIGRPDRETLAEMDKALAGSEEAGLRDKLADLAQQPVGGAPAAPDGAAAAPAAAGAPAVKSSHPFNTPSGDGLAAWGNAPKGAARPASEKTAAPASKPRETAPTVPLYDFVFQVAAFRNVDDADRLRQRLEGQGLRTRGQKSGKLTLVMVHMRGTDLDAANLKEELQRMRLGSPLQKSKKQVGGKPRPR; encoded by the coding sequence ATGGCCCAGCCTTTGCGCAAGATCCGCCAGCGTATCGCTCCCGCTGTGCCCAGGGGCGGTTTCAGCTTCACGCTGCCGCCCCTGGCCGCGGCGGCCGTCTGCGTCGTCATGCTGGCCTGCACGGGCTGGGCCTTCTTCATGGGCTATATGGTGGGCCACGGCCAGAACCCCGGTGAAGAGATGCGCGAACTGACCGGCATCGGCCGCCCCGACAGGGAGACCCTGGCCGAGATGGACAAGGCCCTGGCCGGTTCCGAGGAGGCGGGCCTGCGGGACAAACTGGCCGACCTGGCCCAGCAGCCCGTGGGCGGCGCCCCTGCCGCCCCTGACGGGGCTGCCGCCGCACCGGCCGCAGCCGGGGCCCCGGCCGTCAAAAGCTCGCATCCCTTCAACACGCCTTCGGGCGACGGGCTCGCGGCCTGGGGCAATGCCCCCAAGGGCGCGGCACGGCCCGCTTCCGAAAAAACGGCGGCCCCGGCCAGCAAGCCCCGTGAAACGGCGCCCACCGTGCCCCTGTATGATTTCGTGTTCCAGGTGGCGGCCTTCCGCAATGTGGACGACGCCGACCGCCTGCGCCAGCGTCTGGAAGGCCAGGGCCTGCGCACCCGCGGCCAGAAGAGCGGCAAACTGACCCTGGTCATGGTCCACATGCGCGGCACGGATCTGGACGCCGCCAACCTGAAAGAAGAGCTGCAACGCATGCGGCTCGGTTCTCCCCTGCAAAAATCCAAAAAACAGGTGGGCGGCAAACCCCGCCCCCGCTAG
- a CDS encoding MlaE family ABC transporter permease: MSSILTFCNRLGAAVLRMLDSLGAVTLFMLDGLRHIFSSPRIVPRTIQQLYVIGYKSLFVILLIGIFCGMVLGLQGYYTLVQFGSVGMLGSAVSLSLIRELGPVLTAIMLAGRAGSSMAAEIGVMRISDQIDALDVMDINSMAYLVSPRLVASLLAFPLLTAIFDVIGIIGGYLTGVLMLHINEGAYLYRIASSVTMNDVAGGFIKSLVFGLLVATVCCHQGYTTHLRRDSVGPEAVGNATTSAVVISCVLILVADYVLTSFLL; this comes from the coding sequence ATGAGCAGCATCCTGACGTTCTGCAACCGGCTGGGCGCCGCTGTGCTGCGCATGCTGGACAGTCTGGGCGCCGTGACCCTTTTCATGCTCGACGGCCTGCGCCACATCTTTTCCAGTCCCCGCATCGTCCCCCGAACCATCCAGCAGCTGTACGTCATCGGCTACAAATCCCTGTTCGTCATCCTGCTCATCGGCATCTTCTGCGGCATGGTGCTGGGCCTGCAGGGCTACTACACCCTCGTCCAGTTCGGTTCCGTGGGCATGCTGGGCTCGGCCGTCTCGCTGAGCCTCATCCGCGAACTGGGCCCCGTGCTCACGGCCATCATGCTGGCCGGGCGCGCCGGGTCCTCCATGGCGGCCGAGATCGGCGTCATGCGCATCTCGGACCAGATCGACGCCCTGGACGTCATGGACATCAATTCCATGGCCTATCTGGTCAGCCCCCGCCTGGTGGCCTCGCTGCTGGCCTTCCCCCTGCTCACGGCCATCTTCGACGTCATCGGCATCATCGGCGGCTACCTGACCGGCGTGCTCATGCTGCACATCAACGAAGGCGCCTACCTGTACCGCATCGCCAGCTCCGTGACCATGAACGACGTGGCCGGGGGCTTCATCAAATCCCTGGTCTTCGGCCTGCTGGTGGCCACGGTCTGCTGCCACCAGGGCTACACCACCCACCTGCGGCGTGACAGCGTGGGGCCCGAAGCCGTGGGCAACGCCACCACCTCGGCCGTGGTCATCTCCTGCGTGCTCATCCTGGTGGCCGACTATGTGCTGACCTCCTTCCTGCTGTAG